The following are from one region of the Salvia hispanica cultivar TCC Black 2014 chromosome 1, UniMelb_Shisp_WGS_1.0, whole genome shotgun sequence genome:
- the LOC125186121 gene encoding cytosolic sulfotransferase 16-like, with protein MANSSSSPSRDLPKVNFWDVPDLLTQWEGFWLFSVLVEPAMTFRSNFHTRDNDVLLASFPKTGTTWLMALAHSILKKGESGDPLATANPHSLVPTVESEPLANYCNVDIYDASAPRLLHTHLPYSLLPDSVKNSACKIVYIARSPKDTLISTWHFYNLIFRRDKEPLPLDRAVDCFCSGVHPSGPFSDSVAEYWLESRRRPDKILFVKYEEIKSQPEREVSRIAEFLGRPLKEGEVEELLWRCSFERLKKLEVNTTAADARYFRKGEVGDWKNYLTSEMEDRIHQAVGLKLEALGLFF; from the coding sequence atggcAAACTCATCCTCCTCCCCTAGTCGTGATCTCCCAAAAGTGAATTTCTGGGACGTACCCGACCTCCTTACCCAGTGGGAAGGCTTCTGGCTGTTCTCGGTATTAGTCGAGCCGGCCATGACCTTCCGGTCCAACTTTCACACCCGCGACAACGACGTCCTTCTCGCATCTTTTCCCAAGACCGGCACGACGTGGCTCATGGCGCTCGCTCACTCCATCCTCAAAAAAGGCGAAAGCGGCGATCCCCTCGCCACGGCCAACCCTCACTCCCTCGTCCCCACCGTCGAGTCCGAGCCCTTGGCCAACTACTGCAACGTAGACATCTACGACGCCTCGGCGCCTCGCCTCCTCCACACCCACCTCCCTTACTCCCTCCTCCCGGACTCCGTCAAGAATTCCGCCTGCAAGATCGTGTACATCGCGAGGAGCCCCAAGGACACCCTCATCTCCACGTGGCACTTCTACAATCTCATATTCAGGCGCGATAAAGAGCCGCTGCCGCTTGACCGAGCTGTGGATTGCTTCTGCTCGGGCGTGCATCCCAGCGGCCCCTTCTCCGATTCTGTGGCCGAGTACTGGCTGGAGAGCCGGAGGAGGCCGGATAAGATCCTGTTCGTCAAGTACGAGGAGATCAAATCGCAGCCCGAGAGGGAGGTTTCGAGGATTGCTGAGTTTTTGGGGAGGCCGTTGAAGGAAGGAGAGGTGGAGGAGCTTCTGTGGAGGTGCAGTTTCGAGAGGCTTAAGAAGTTGGAGGTGAATACGACGGCGGCCGATGCAAGATATTTTAGGAAAGGTGAAGTTGGAGACTGGAAGAATTATTTGACGTCGGAAATGGAAGATCGGATTCATCAAGCCGTTGGCCTCAAGCTTGAGGCGTTAGGCctctttttctaa
- the LOC125217841 gene encoding uncharacterized protein LOC125217841, whose amino-acid sequence MSVITHPSMAMAMPKLMLSISPSSSPPPTTSPHPSFPFLLDAAASLISRRSLILCSPLVALSSSSAAAAALAQPPSKSFLSGIANTRSWFQFYGDGFSIRVPPNFQDIMEPEDYNAGLSLYGDKAKPKTYAARFATPDGSEVLSVVIRPSNSLKITFLEAQDIADLGSLKEAAKIFVPVGATLYSARTFKIKEEDGYRNYYFYEFGGDEQRVALVAAVNSGKAIIAGATAPERKWEDDGIRLRSAAVSLTIV is encoded by the exons ATGAGCGTGATCACACATCCTTCGATGGCAATGGCAATGCCCAAATTGATGCTATCCATTTCCCCTTCCTCTTCCCCTCCACCAACGACGAGCCCACACCCTTCCTTCCCCTTCTTGCTGGATGCTGCTGCTTCTCTTATCTCTAGAAGGAGTTTAATCCTCTGTTCTCCACTTGTAGccttatcttcttcttctgctgctgctgctgcactTGCTCAACCTCCTTCCAAGTCTTTCCTCTCCGGCATCGCCAACACCAGGTCTTGGTTCCAATTCTACGGCGATGGTTTCTCAATTCGTGTCCCTCCCAACTTCCAAGACATCATGGAACCCGAG GACTATAATGCTGGACTGTCTCTCTATGGAGATAAGGCGAAGCCAAAGACTTATGCTGCGCGTTTCGCCACTCCCGATGG ATCCGAAGTTCTGAGTGTTGTTATTCGGCCATCTAATTCACTCAAGATTACCTTCTTAGAG GCCCAAGACATTGCTGATTTAGGCTCTCTGAAGGAGGCAGCTAAAATATTTGTTCCAG TTGGCGCAACACTGTATTCTGCTAGGACATTTAAGATTAAGGAAGAAGACGGTTACAG GAATTATTACTTTTATGAGTTTGGTGGAGATGAACAGCGTGTAGCACTAGTAGCTGCTGTTAACAGTGGAAAG GCTATAATTGCCGGAGCTACTGCACCCGAGAGAAAATGGGAAGATGATGGCATACGCCTTCGCTCTGCTGCTGTCTCTCTGACAATTGTTTAA